The [Eubacterium] eligens ATCC 27750 genome segment GCAGCTCATGCCGCCTGAAGCAATAATATCAATACCTGTTTTATCAGAAAGAATCTTAGTCTGTTCAACATTAGGACCGGCAAGCATACCATCCTTTGATATATCAGTGTACACAATAGTCTGTACGCCGATATCCTTCATTGCAAGTGCAAGTGAAAGTGCGGTCTTATCACTGACCTTTTCCCAGCCCTCGATAGCCACAAGACCATCTTTTGCATCAACACCTACAACAATATGTTCAGCACCGAATCTGTCAATGGCAGCCTTAATAAAATCAGGATTCTCAACAGCCTTAGTACCGATAATAACTCTGTATACGCCGAGGTCAAGAACCTCCTGAATGTTCTCAAGAGTACGGATTCCACCGCCCATCTGTACAGGAACATTAACACTTGAACATATCTTCTTAATAGTTTCTGCATTAACGCCGTGTCCTTTCAAAGCGCCATCAAGGTCAACAGTATGTATAAACTGTGCTCCTGCCTCTTCAAAGCCTTTAGCGATCTCGTAAGGTCTTTCAGAATATACAGTAACTTCATTAAAAAGTCCCTTCTTTAAGCGGACACACTGCCCGTCTTTAACATCAATTGCTGGATATAATCGCATATATGTAACTCCTTAAGTATATTTAGAGACTTCCCTTAGTAGAGAGAATTGTCTTGATTCTTGTATCTTTAACAGTTGCCTCATCCAATGCCTTTGCAAATGCTTTAAACATGCCCTCAATAATGTGATGATCGTTTTCACCTGCAATCTTTCTTATATGAAGATTCATGCCTGCACTGTAGGATATTGCATAGAAGAATTCTTTAACCATCTGTGTATCAAAGTATCCAACGCTGTCTGCTGTAAATGTAGATTCAAAGCCAAGATACGGTCTTCCTGAAAGGTCTATGGCACACATGATAAGTGTTTCATCCATAGGAAGAATAATATCACCATATCTTCTTATGGACATCTTATCTCCTATAGCTTCTTTGATAGCTTCTCCAAGTACAATTCCGACATCTTCGATAGTATGGTGGCAGTCAACTATTAGGTCACCAGTTACTTTTAACTTAAGATCAAAAAGACCATGCTTAGCAAAGCTTTTTAACATATGGTCGAAGAAGCCGATTCCTGTATCGACCTCTGCTTCTCCCGAACCATCAATTCTTAAAAATAAAGCAATATCAGTTTCACTCGTTTTTCTTTTTACAGTTGCCTGTCTGATTTCAGATACAGCCATATAATCCCCGTTTCCGCGCCAGTGCGCTAATTAATTTTCAAATCTTACCTTAATTGAATTAGCATGAGCTGTAAGATGCTCTGCTGTAGCAAATTTCTCAATATCAGTGTGGATAGCTTCAAGAGCATTTCTAGAATATGAAATAATGCTCGATTTCTTAATGAAGTCATCAACACTTAAAGGTGAGAAGAACTTAGCTGTTCCATTAGTAGGAAGAACGTGGTTAGGACCTGCAAAGTAATCACCAAGAGGCTCTGAACTGTATTCTCCAAGGAAGATAGCACCTGCGTTCTTAACCTTAGTCATAACATCAAAAGGATTCTTTGTAACGATTTCCATATGCTCTGATGCAATCTCGTTAGCAACATCTACAGCCTCATCAATATCCTTAGCAACAAGAATATATCCGTAATTATCAAGTGATTTCTGGATAATTTCCTTTCTTGATAATTCAGCTACAAACTTATCAACTTCTGCAGATACCTTATGTGCAAGGTCTTCACTTGTAGTTACAAGAATTGCAGATGCCATCTCATCATGTTCAGCCTGAGATAAAAGATCTGCTGCAACGTAACGAGGATTAGCAGTCTCATCAGCAATTACAAGAATCTCACTAGGACCAGCAACAGAATCAATGCTTACATAACCAAATACGGCCTTTTTAGCAAGGGCAACATATATGTTACCAGGTCCACATATCTTATCAACCTTAGGAATTGATTTTGTACCATATGCCATAGCTGCAACAGCCTGCGCTCCACCAGCCTTGTATATAACATCAACACCAGCTTCTTTAGCTGCAACAAGTGTTGTAGGATATACCTTTCCTTCTTTATCAGGTGGAGTACACATTATAATCTGATCAACGCCTGCAACCTTTGCCGGAAGAACATTCATAAGAACTGATGAAGGATAGGCAGCCTTTCCACCAGGTACATACACACCTACTCTTGCAAGTGCAGTAACCTTCTGACCTAATATAGTTCCATCCGGCTTAGAATCAAACCAGCTGTACTGTTTCTGCTTCTCATGGAAAGAACGAATATTAACGATAGCCTTTCTTATAACATCAATAAGCTCAGGGTCAACTAAAGAATATGCTTCTTCAATCTCTGCCTCTGTTACGACAATATTGTCAGCATTGATATCAGCCTTATCAAAATTCTTAGTATATTCAAATAAAGCCTCATCACCTCTTGTCTTGATATTAAGAAGAATCTCAGCAACGGCTGATTCAAACTTTCCATAGCTGTTAGGACTTCTCTTTAAAAGATTCTCTAAAATATTATTCTTACTTTCATCTGTTAATTCAACGATACGCATTGTATTCCTCCTTGTTTTAATGCTTGTTATCTGCCCTGTGTTTCTATATATTTCTTAACATCATTAATAAGTTTATTAATTCGCTCCTGCTCCATCTTCATGCTTACCTGGTTTACAACCATTCTCGCAGAAAGAGGACACACCTCTTCGAGCACTTCAAGACCATTTTCTCTTAAAGTTGCACCTGTCTCAACGATATCAACGATAACCTCTGCAAGACCTACAATAGGTGCTAACTCGACAGAACCGTTAAGCTTGATAATCTCTACAGTCTGGTGCTTTATATTATTAAAATAATCCTTTGCAATGTTAGGATACTTAGAAGCAACTCTTATAAGCTCATGATGCTGTAACTTTTCTCTTGCTGATTCAGGACCGCATACACACATTCTGCATTTGCCCATCTGAAGGTCATATACTTCATAAAGACTTCTTCCTTCCTCAAGAATTGTATCCTTACCTACAATACCGATATCGGCCGCACCATATTCTACATATGTAGGAACATCAGATGGCTTTGATAAAAAGAAACGGAATCCTAATTCTTCATTAGTGAAGATAAGCTTTCTTGTCTTTTCATCCTTCATCTCTTCGCAAGGAATACCAATCTGTTCAAATATCTCCATTGCCTTCTTTGCAAGACGGCCTTTTGCTAATGCAATAGTTATATATCTCATTAAAATGTACCTCCTAAAAGGCTTTTTACAGCTGCTCTTTCATTTTTTCCTGATTCATCAATAACTCTTATTGTTGAATCAGAAGTGTATTCATCATCAATAAATGCTACATTTACCAATGATGATTCCTTAGCATATTCAATATATTGAGAATCAGACTTGCTGTCTTTATATTCAATCATGCAGACATTAACGCCAGTGCTTCTTAATTTCTTAGATACATTTATAGCATCACTAAGCCTGTCAGCATTGTATACAAGAAGTGTTCCGTTGGCATCATGTGGAATATGGATATTCTGTCTGTTAAGTGCAGCTATAAGTCTGTCGATTGTTATAGAGAAACCGATAGATGCCTTGTCACAGCCAAACTGTCCAAGCAGCTTGTCATAACGTCCGCCATTTACAACGGGCTCACCAGTTCCAAATGTATATGCATGGAAAATAATACCTGTATAGTATGCATGTTCAGATAAATCTCCTAAATCAAATGAGATATATTTATCGTAATTGTTATTCTTAAGAAGCTCATACAACTCCTCAAGTCTGCTAACAGCCTGTATGCACTCTTCTTCATCTGTTAAAGATTTAGCCTTTTCAAGCACCTCTGTACCACCAAATAACTGAGGAAGTTCAAGCAATGCTTTGGCAACTGCATCATCAATATTAAGACTATCTAAGAGTTCTTCAACACCGAAGTAATTCTTATCCTTGATAAGTCTTAATAATTCTTCTGCAGAATCTCCTGTAATGCCAGCTTTATGTAAAAGTCCATTAAAGAAAGCAACGTTACCAAGCTCAACCTGAAATTCAGTAAGACCTGCTGATAACATGCAGTCAATAACCATAGAGATAATCTCATAATCCGCTGCCAGAGAGTTATCATTGATAAGCTCTGCACCAAGCATCGTATTTTCTTTAAGTCTTCCCTGATAATACTTGCTTACATTGACAAATGTATTGCCAAGATAACAGAGCTTGACAGGAAGAACTCTGTCTTCAAAATATTTTGCTGTTGCTCTTGCAATGGAAGGTGTCATATCCGGTCTTAATACTAAAGTGTTTCCGTATCTGTCAAAAAGCTTGAACATTTCATTAGACGGTACACTTCCACGTTCTTTATTGAATACATCAAAGAATTCAATAGAAGGTGTCTGTATATCGTTATAGCCATATGATGCACAGACATCATGAAGACGATTCTCAATGACCTTCTTTTCTGCACATTCTGTACTGTATATATCGCGTACACCCTCTGGTGTATGTAGTAAATCTTTCTTCATAAATGTATATCCTTTCGTTATATTGAATGCTTTAATGCGTTGAAGTGATACTATGCTAACACACTAAATTTGTATGAATTATACATAAATATGTAGTTATTGTCAACAAACTATTTATCAGAATCTTCGATTTCTCCGTGCAGGAACTCCTTATAGATTATATATCTGTTGCCTCCTTTAGAATGTGCTATATTAATTGCTTTTTGGATTTTTTTCTTAATAAGATCTAAATCCTTTCCATTATCAGGATATCTTCCTATGCCAATAGAAAATTCTATATTATATGATGAATCAATAAATTTACAATGCCATGAAATCTGGGTCCTAATATGCTCCAAAAATGCACGCAGCTTAACTTCATTATTGATATTTTTAATAGCAATAATGTATTTGAAATCATCCAGACGGCCTAATAAACCACGGCCATCAATAGCTTTTAATATAGTATCTTCAATTACATATGTTATTCTATGGAATTCATCATCTGTATGTGTAGCTTTAAACTGCTCAAAATTGTCAACTTCAAGATATATAAGTGATAGTTCGCAGTTATTATCAGCTTCTATGTTTTTTAAACAGAATTCTTTGATGGCAGGTTCTGGCTGCGTAATTAGTAAATTTTTATTTTCATCAGTTTTATTTTTAAATGCGTTAATCTGATGCTGTAATTTTTTGTTAAGTTCACGGATAACTAAAACATCAGATATATGTAATTCAAGATATTCTGATGAATCAGTATTAGGTATAACCCTCTTTTCAATATCAACAATTACCCAGCGGTATGAATTATCTATTCTTCGCATCCGTATACACATGGATTTCTTTATGCCAGGTCTTAAGCTGTTTGCAACATCAACAAAATCATCAAGATCAACCTGATGTATTGAGTCCATTATGGAAAAATGCATGGACATTCCAAGAAACAGATACATAGGTTCATTAGCTGTTACAATAGTAAAATTATTGTCAACAACAGCATATCCATTAACTAATTCATATTCATCAATATGGTTATTTCTCATAATATGACTATCATGATTCATATTATTCACCTTACTTTCTATCGTAATTCTATATCCTTCTGGATTGTTTGCAGATAATGAACAGGAATTCCCTGATTTGCATATATGCGGAAATTCTGATTTATTTCTTTATATGTGAAGCTTTTTCGACCACCATTTTCACTTCTATTCCAAAAATTTATTATATCAGAAAATGGTACATAATAGAACTCATCTCTTGAAGAAAAATATATAATTATGAAGGAGATTCCGTCCTGTTTTTCAAATTCACGCATGAATTCAATCTGATGTTCATGGATGTTCTGAATTGGAAATGTATCCGTTGCACATTCTTTTGCATCAAAACATACAGGAATTCCCTGAACGACACCAATATAGTCAACCGTACTTTTCTGGTCAAAATATGCCAGTGTAATATGTCTTGTGCTCTGGTCTATATTAATTGGCTTTATAGGTGTTGGAATCTTCTGGACAAGTGCAAGATGTGAAGTCCTGTATTTATCATTAGACATATTAATAAGGTCTTCTAATGTAGAGCCTCTAAGTCCTCTTGAATTCCAGGTCGGCATAACTGTTCTCCTTTCATGACATTTTTAAAAGAATCAGGTATTACAGCGTATATATGAATGTCCATATCCGGAATATCCAATTCATATGAATGAAGCATCTGGTCTTTTACTTTGTATTGTCTGTTAAATGTGTCATTAACAGATTTCTGGCCGTATTTATAATCACCTATAAGAGGATGTCCGATACTTGCAAGATGAGCTCTTATCTGATGGCTTCGTCCTGTAAGAAGATGAATCTTTAGCAGAGTCACATTGCCATTAGAACATACCGGAATATACTCTGTCTCAATCGGAAGTGAATCTTTAGTTTCAGTTCTGCTTATAGTCACTTTATTAGTTTTGTTATCTTTATACAGATATCCTTTTATTAAAGCACGCTTATCAACGTTCCCCTTTACAATGCACAGATAGTACTTTCCAAGGGTTCTCTGTTTAAATGCTTCCGATAACTGCTGTAATCCTTTAGTAGTCTTTCCAGCTGCTACAATTCCGCTTGTATTACGGTCTAATCTGTTGCATATGCCAGGCTTGAACGACGCTAAATCACCGGCGTTAAGTTCTCCCTTATGTATAAGGTGTGCAATTAAATATTCAACAAGTGACACATCTTCAGGCTTTGCCTTCTGTGAAAGCATGCCAGAAGGCTTATTAATGAATATAACATCAGAATTCTCATAGATTATATCAAGTGGCCTGTATATTCTGTTGTAGTAGTCGTAATTAACTGTTCTGTTATTATCGGCTGAGAATTTTTCAAATGTCTCATCAGAAAAGAAAATCTTGATTATATCACCACATTTTAACTTCTCATCACCTGTTGCTTTGGAATTATTGAGTGTAATATTCTTTTTTCTCAGCATTTTGTAAAGAAAGCTCTTAGGGGCGTTGGATAAATAACGCTCAAGACAGCGCATCATCTTCTGACCTGCGAGCTTTTCATCAATGTTAATTTCTTTCATATAATACCTGCTTAATTACATGCTCATTCTTAGTAATGCGTCTGTTATATACTTTTTTCTGTCAAGGCTGTTTTCCTTGCTCACATCAAAATTCAAGGCTGCATTCTTAACTTTTTCAAGATATGTATCCTTATCCTTATAGAGAAGGACAGCACATGTAAGCTTCTCATTCTTCAAGAACTCCTTAACAC includes the following:
- the hisA gene encoding 1-(5-phosphoribosyl)-5-[(5-phosphoribosylamino)methylideneamino]imidazole-4-carboxamide isomerase — translated: MRLYPAIDVKDGQCVRLKKGLFNEVTVYSERPYEIAKGFEEAGAQFIHTVDLDGALKGHGVNAETIKKICSSVNVPVQMGGGIRTLENIQEVLDLGVYRVIIGTKAVENPDFIKAAIDRFGAEHIVVGVDAKDGLVAIEGWEKVSDKTALSLALAMKDIGVQTIVYTDISKDGMLAGPNVEQTKILSDKTGIDIIASGGMSCMDDLTHINDAGIHGAIIGKAIYEKRIDLKEAVNLFESGASYSKASSMPKADISFKDLKLDANGLIPVVVQDYVNDEVLMLAYMNEEAYNKTLETGIMTYYSRSRQELWVKGLTSGHFQYVGSLDIDCDNDTILAKVRQVGAACHTGNRTCFYRNIKTWNR
- the hisB gene encoding imidazoleglycerol-phosphate dehydratase HisB, yielding MAVSEIRQATVKRKTSETDIALFLRIDGSGEAEVDTGIGFFDHMLKSFAKHGLFDLKLKVTGDLIVDCHHTIEDVGIVLGEAIKEAIGDKMSIRRYGDIILPMDETLIMCAIDLSGRPYLGFESTFTADSVGYFDTQMVKEFFYAISYSAGMNLHIRKIAGENDHHIIEGMFKAFAKALDEATVKDTRIKTILSTKGSL
- the hisD gene encoding histidinol dehydrogenase, with translation MRIVELTDESKNNILENLLKRSPNSYGKFESAVAEILLNIKTRGDEALFEYTKNFDKADINADNIVVTEAEIEEAYSLVDPELIDVIRKAIVNIRSFHEKQKQYSWFDSKPDGTILGQKVTALARVGVYVPGGKAAYPSSVLMNVLPAKVAGVDQIIMCTPPDKEGKVYPTTLVAAKEAGVDVIYKAGGAQAVAAMAYGTKSIPKVDKICGPGNIYVALAKKAVFGYVSIDSVAGPSEILVIADETANPRYVAADLLSQAEHDEMASAILVTTSEDLAHKVSAEVDKFVAELSRKEIIQKSLDNYGYILVAKDIDEAVDVANEIASEHMEIVTKNPFDVMTKVKNAGAIFLGEYSSEPLGDYFAGPNHVLPTNGTAKFFSPLSVDDFIKKSSIISYSRNALEAIHTDIEKFATAEHLTAHANSIKVRFEN
- the hisG gene encoding ATP phosphoribosyltransferase, giving the protein MRYITIALAKGRLAKKAMEIFEQIGIPCEEMKDEKTRKLIFTNEELGFRFFLSKPSDVPTYVEYGAADIGIVGKDTILEEGRSLYEVYDLQMGKCRMCVCGPESAREKLQHHELIRVASKYPNIAKDYFNNIKHQTVEIIKLNGSVELAPIVGLAEVIVDIVETGATLRENGLEVLEEVCPLSARMVVNQVSMKMEQERINKLINDVKKYIETQGR
- the hisZ gene encoding ATP phosphoribosyltransferase regulatory subunit, whose translation is MKKDLLHTPEGVRDIYSTECAEKKVIENRLHDVCASYGYNDIQTPSIEFFDVFNKERGSVPSNEMFKLFDRYGNTLVLRPDMTPSIARATAKYFEDRVLPVKLCYLGNTFVNVSKYYQGRLKENTMLGAELINDNSLAADYEIISMVIDCMLSAGLTEFQVELGNVAFFNGLLHKAGITGDSAEELLRLIKDKNYFGVEELLDSLNIDDAVAKALLELPQLFGGTEVLEKAKSLTDEEECIQAVSRLEELYELLKNNNYDKYISFDLGDLSEHAYYTGIIFHAYTFGTGEPVVNGGRYDKLLGQFGCDKASIGFSITIDRLIAALNRQNIHIPHDANGTLLVYNADRLSDAINVSKKLRSTGVNVCMIEYKDSKSDSQYIEYAKESSLVNVAFIDDEYTSDSTIRVIDESGKNERAAVKSLLGGTF
- a CDS encoding diguanylate cyclase domain-containing protein translates to MNHDSHIMRNNHIDEYELVNGYAVVDNNFTIVTANEPMYLFLGMSMHFSIMDSIHQVDLDDFVDVANSLRPGIKKSMCIRMRRIDNSYRWVIVDIEKRVIPNTDSSEYLELHISDVLVIRELNKKLQHQINAFKNKTDENKNLLITQPEPAIKEFCLKNIEADNNCELSLIYLEVDNFEQFKATHTDDEFHRITYVIEDTILKAIDGRGLLGRLDDFKYIIAIKNINNEVKLRAFLEHIRTQISWHCKFIDSSYNIEFSIGIGRYPDNGKDLDLIKKKIQKAINIAHSKGGNRYIIYKEFLHGEIEDSDK
- a CDS encoding Holliday junction resolvase RecU, yielding MPTWNSRGLRGSTLEDLINMSNDKYRTSHLALVQKIPTPIKPINIDQSTRHITLAYFDQKSTVDYIGVVQGIPVCFDAKECATDTFPIQNIHEHQIEFMREFEKQDGISFIIIYFSSRDEFYYVPFSDIINFWNRSENGGRKSFTYKEINQNFRIYANQGIPVHYLQTIQKDIELR
- a CDS encoding RluA family pseudouridine synthase; the protein is MKEINIDEKLAGQKMMRCLERYLSNAPKSFLYKMLRKKNITLNNSKATGDEKLKCGDIIKIFFSDETFEKFSADNNRTVNYDYYNRIYRPLDIIYENSDVIFINKPSGMLSQKAKPEDVSLVEYLIAHLIHKGELNAGDLASFKPGICNRLDRNTSGIVAAGKTTKGLQQLSEAFKQRTLGKYYLCIVKGNVDKRALIKGYLYKDNKTNKVTISRTETKDSLPIETEYIPVCSNGNVTLLKIHLLTGRSHQIRAHLASIGHPLIGDYKYGQKSVNDTFNRQYKVKDQMLHSYELDIPDMDIHIYAVIPDSFKNVMKGEQLCRPGIQEDLEALH